In Anguilla rostrata isolate EN2019 chromosome 1, ASM1855537v3, whole genome shotgun sequence, a genomic segment contains:
- the LOC135239171 gene encoding B-cell receptor CD22-like: MLFNTLLVIVLSVSGEYYCEAENGIGRDTSPPNDPDVQYPPKSVIVSVPPSGEIVEGSSVTLTCSSDANPPVQNYTWYKNNRAVSSETGGPEDRYTIKSITLQDAGEYICEAGNGIGTKTSPPIRLDVQYPPKSVSVSVSPSGEIVEGSSVTLTCSSSDANPPVQRYTWYKNNRAVSPWGGSDRSYTIHRITLRDAGEYYCEAETAIGRNRSPPKSLDVQYDALTTPPLHITL; this comes from the exons ATGCTCTTCAATACCTTGTTGGTAATCGTCCTCTCCGTGTCAg gagaatactactgtgaggcagAGAATGGGATTGGGAGAGACACCTCTCCTCCTAACGATCctgatgtgcagt atcctcctaaGAGCGTCATAGTATCAGTGcccccctctggtgaaatagtggagggcagttcagtgactctgacctgcagcagcgatgccaacccaccagtgcagaactacacctggtataagaatAATAGAGCTGTCTCCTCAGAGACAGGAGGCCCAGAGGACAGGTACACCATTAAAAGCATCACACTGCAGGACGCAGGAGAATATATCTGTGAGGCAGGGAATGGGATTGGGACAAAAACATCTCCTCCTATTCGTCTTGATGTGCaat atcctccgaagagcgtctcagtatcagtgagcccctctggtgaaatagtggagggcagttcagtgactctgacctgcagcagcagcgatgccaacccaccagtgcagagataCACCTGGTATAAAAATAATAGAGCTGTATCCCCATGGGGAGGATCAGACCGGAGTTATACCATTCATAGAATCACACTGCgggatgcaggagaatactactgtgaggcagAGACTGCGATTGGGAGAAACAGATCTCCTCCTAAAAGTCTTGATGTGCaat atgatgccctaaccacaccacccctccacatcacactgtga